The bacterium region ACGGAAATACCAAATCTTTCCCCAGCTGATTGTCCCAAAATAGTTATAGTTCCAACCTTAGTATAGATATAAACCTTACCGCGGTCTGAGCTATACCGATAAGCACCAACAATAAGGTCATTATAACCATCCTTATCTATATCACCAGCATTAGCCACCGCATAACCAAACAGGTTATTAGCATACTCTCCCTTCATACTCATAGTCAATGTTTGAGCAGAAGTTATGCTGGTAAATAAACAGAGGGTAAATAATGTAAAAAATGATTTTTTCATTTTATTATTTCACCATATAAAAGCCTAAAAATGGCAAAAAAGGGCACAGTTCTCCCCTTTCCCATTTGTATCTATTCAGTATTTTTGACAGGATGAACAGGATTAACGGGATTTTTGTTTATTCTGTTCATCATGATTGTAGTTGTGATGAATATTCCGACAGATCTCTCACCTTTCGCTTTACTTCAACCTTTTTTTCTCCAAAATTAATAATCAATCCAACATCCTTATGAGTGGCAGTCAAATAGTTCACTAATTGTAATTCATGTGCTGTGACAATCTGTCGAACGGATTTTAATTCCAAAATTACCACATCTTCTACAATAATATCCGCCTCAAACTCTCCGACAATTTCTCCATCATAGAATACTTTAATAGACTTTTGCGAGTCCGCCTTCAACCCGGCTCTTTTCAATTCAATTAGTAAACATTTCTCATAAACTGATTCTAAGAACCCAAATCCCATGGTATTATAGACACGATAAGCACAACCAATGATTTTCTCTGTTAATTCTTTATATTTCATCATATTAATACATCCACAAGGTTATGATAATTTTTTTTGATTAACCGGATAATTTTAACATCCTGTCTATCTTGTAAATCCTGTCAAAAGAACTGAATAGTTACTCCCATTTTCATTTATTTTAGATTTTGGATTTAGCCAAATTTACAATTCAATCGAAAATCCAAAATCCAAAATCGAAAATCCAAAATAATTCTATCCCCCTTTCTTTAAACATCGGCGAAAAATGGAAAAATCTTTAGTTTTTTTATAAAAATAAAAAAGACCGTTTCCCAATTTTTTAATCAACGGTCTTTTTATTTACAAAAATTATTATATCCCTTAATGTTAGGATACCATAAAATCAAGTTTTTGTACTGATAGGAATTTGCTTTTTGGATCTTTTGGACTGTTCATTCATTTTTGCTCCTTCGGAGGATATTATAGCAAAAATTTTAGCATATGTCAACAAAAAAATCCCAGTTGTTTTCGAGGTCTGCCCCCGGTCTGCCCCTTTCGGAGCGGCAGACAGTCCTGAAGAGTAAAAAATCTTCGCACAAAAACTCCTTGAAATAATCCAATTTTTTATCCCCCCAAAATTTTTTTAAAAAAATATTTGTATTTTTACACTTTTTATGGTATAATCATAATAGTATATACTATTATGATTCTTTAGACTTCTGCAAAATTGAGAAATTGTTGATTTATACTCAACACTGGCATAATCTGTGATTTAAACTAAACTTTTGCGTTTTTTGCTAACACTTTGTATTTCAATCTCTTGTGTAAATAAGGGGAAACGGGAAAGGGGGGAAAAGGAAAAAGAAGTATTTTTCTCTAAGTATAAGAAATATAGTTAGTTATACATGAAATTCTTTTTCCCCTTTCCCCAATTTTCTCCATTTCCCCTTTCTTACACCTAAAAAAAACGCAAAAGTTCAAATAATATAATAAATACAAAAGATGTGGGTAACGATAAGGATTTAATCAGGGATAGAAACAGGTTTTATCCGAGAGCGTTTACCAAAATTAAGGAGGGAAAGGAAGATATGATTAGTTTATTAATTTTAATTGTTATGCTCATTTTTTTAGCGGGTTATTGTGTTTATGGTCGGTTTTTGCAAAAACAGATGAAATTAGATGATTCATCTCTTACGCCGGCACAGGAGATGAATGATGGAATAGATTTTGTTCCGGCAAAACCTATGTTGTTATTAGGACAACATTTTTCGGCAATTGCGGCCGCTGGCCCGATTGTTGGTCCCATTCTTGGATGTTTATGGTTTGGTTGGGCACCGGCACTTCTCTGGATAGTTCTGGGGGCAATATTCATTGGTGGTGTCCATGATTTCTCAAGTTTAGTTGCTTCAATTAGACATAAAGCCGCATCTATTGGTGAGATTGTTAAACAATATATGTCCCCGACCTCTCATATCCTATTCCTGATTTTTGTCTGGCTTGCCTTGATTTATGTCATTATTGCCTTTACAGATATTACAGCTCATACCTTTAAGACAGTCGTTAAAGAAGAGGCATTTGGTCCTGGCGTGGCGGCGTCATCCTTCCTTTATCTTCTTGCGGCAGTGTTTATGGGAATCCTTTTATACAAATTTAAGATTAAACTGTGGTTAGCAACCGTGATATTTTTGCCAATAGTATTATTAATAATCTGGGTTGGACCACGATTACCCATAGAAATACTTGGTTCATTATCTGTAAAACAATGGGATATAATCTTGTTGATATATTGCTTTATTGCCGCGGTCATCCCAATGTGGTTATTACTTCAGCCTCGTGGCTATCTTGGTGGTTGGTTTTTATATCTTATAATTATCATTGGGTTGATTGGCGCAATATTTGGAGGATTTACCATACAATACCCGGCATTTAATCTTGAAGGATTAAAAAGTCTGGCTAATGGAAAATTACTCTTCCCTGTTTTATTTATTACGGTTGCTTGTGGTGCGTGTTCAGGATTTCACGGAATTGTCAGTTCGGGAACGACTTCAAAACAACTTTCCCGCGAAAAAGATGCGGTGTCAGTTGGTTACGGGGCAATGTTACTTGAAGGTTTAATCGCAGTGCTGGCAATGATAACCGTCATAATGCTACCAAAAGGGGCAGAGATGCTTAAATCCGACCCAAATCTTATCTATGCTAATGGTATTGCTCAATACATGGGGTTAATTGGAATAGCGTTTAGTTTTGCCTTCCCATTTGCCTTACTTGCTTTTTCAACCTTTGTCTATGATACCCTTGATGTTTCAACAAGGCTTGCCCGCTATATCCTCCAGGAACTAATTGGGTGGAAATCAAAAATTGGCGGAATAATATGTGCCTTAATCAGCTTATTTGTTCCTTTATTATTTTTAATGTTGACCAAAGAAAAGGGATATTTAGTTGCCTGGCCAATCTTTGGCACAAGCAATCAATTACTTGCTTCTTTAACCTTACTTGGAATTTCTGTCTGGTTGATAAAGACTGGTAAAAATGCCATTTATACCATCCTACCAATGATATTTATGTTAGTGATGACTTTATGGTCATTGGTAACTTTAACCTTACCTTTCATCACTTCTTTACCAGAAATACTTCAGGGTAGCAGTGTTGTCCCGGATGTTTTGATTTCGGGTATTTGTGGGATTGTCCTTTTGCTTCTAAGTATAATGCTTATCATTGAAGCGATTAAAACATTATCCCGGAACATAAAAGGAACTACAGCGTAGCCTGTGAATATGTATAGCAGTATATCGGTAGAAATAAATATCATACAAATAATGTCCCATAGGGACAATATATCGGTAAATGGCTTTCCATAAATTTCGACCTGTGCGGTTAAATGTAAAATGGATAATGTCCAATGAGAAATGTCCAATGAAAATGTATAATTGAAAAGTAATGAGTCTTGCGAAGTCCTAAAATTTCCCATTTTTCATTTTCTATTTTACATTTTACATTTATTTTTCCTTTGCGTCTCTGCGATGAATTAGTCTAATCGCACAGCTGGATAAATTTTCTACCAATATATCGTTCCTACGGAACTGATTGATTTGTCTATCTATTCCTACCGATATTATGTTCCTAACGGAACGATTATTCTCATGCCTTATTTATGGGGTATTATCCTATGTAAACTTCCAGTTAATAACCGCTATAGAGTCTATAGTCTTGTGTCTGATGTCCAGTGTCTGAATCACAGTTACCCTTATTTTTTAATTGACTTTTTAACAAAAGGTAAGTATAATAAAGATATGCCAGGATATTTTGTAGCAGAACCTCCAAAAATAGAAGTTTTTGATGATAAAATACTAAAAAATGCAGAAGCCAAAAAATTGATTCAAGACATCCCTGTTTTGCTTTCTAACCAGATAAAAGAAGAGGCAATAAAAGTCGTCTATACC contains the following coding sequences:
- a CDS encoding carbon starvation protein A produces the protein MISLLILIVMLIFLAGYCVYGRFLQKQMKLDDSSLTPAQEMNDGIDFVPAKPMLLLGQHFSAIAAAGPIVGPILGCLWFGWAPALLWIVLGAIFIGGVHDFSSLVASIRHKAASIGEIVKQYMSPTSHILFLIFVWLALIYVIIAFTDITAHTFKTVVKEEAFGPGVAASSFLYLLAAVFMGILLYKFKIKLWLATVIFLPIVLLIIWVGPRLPIEILGSLSVKQWDIILLIYCFIAAVIPMWLLLQPRGYLGGWFLYLIIIIGLIGAIFGGFTIQYPAFNLEGLKSLANGKLLFPVLFITVACGACSGFHGIVSSGTTSKQLSREKDAVSVGYGAMLLEGLIAVLAMITVIMLPKGAEMLKSDPNLIYANGIAQYMGLIGIAFSFAFPFALLAFSTFVYDTLDVSTRLARYILQELIGWKSKIGGIICALISLFVPLLFLMLTKEKGYLVAWPIFGTSNQLLASLTLLGISVWLIKTGKNAIYTILPMIFMLVMTLWSLVTLTLPFITSLPEILQGSSVVPDVLISGICGIVLLLLSIMLIIEAIKTLSRNIKGTTA
- a CDS encoding GxxExxY protein: MMKYKELTEKIIGCAYRVYNTMGFGFLESVYEKCLLIELKRAGLKADSQKSIKVFYDGEIVGEFEADIIVEDVVILELKSVRQIVTAHELQLVNYLTATHKDVGLIINFGEKKVEVKRKVRDLSEYSSQLQS